The Fimbriimonas ginsengisoli Gsoil 348 genome window below encodes:
- a CDS encoding Gfo/Idh/MocA family protein: MDESTMTRRGLIKTAGIAGVGGLTGLLPGATDPIEPQRTHPTMVGVPFERHEKVRLGIIGVGGRGTGVCAEFLAVPGVEVRAVCDVVPAKTARAAAMVQKAGQPKPAEYHAGDHDYENLCKRDDLDLVYIATPWIWHVRQALSALEHGHHVGVEVPAARTLAECWELVDASEKARRHCMIFENCCYGETELMVLRMVRAGLLGELTHGAGAYNHDLRALLFEDQGEGLWRRAEHLDRNGNLYPTHGLGPVANYLDCNRGDRFDYMVSMSSPSVGLQAFRKEHLRPDDPKMREVYHCGDQNTSLIKTVKGRLITVEHNVSEPHPYDRINLIAGTKGIFRDYPPRLYIDGQKEGEQFVGLDAYKAQFEHPLWAQEGEVARKSGGHGGMDYIMCWRVIQCMREGLAPDFDVYDAAAWSAPGPLSEHSVAHGSAPVKFPDFTRGNWQKGRAFAGV; this comes from the coding sequence ATGGACGAATCGACCATGACTCGACGTGGGCTGATCAAGACGGCGGGGATTGCCGGGGTCGGCGGCCTTACCGGGCTGCTTCCCGGGGCAACCGACCCGATAGAACCGCAACGAACGCACCCAACGATGGTTGGGGTTCCGTTCGAGCGACACGAGAAGGTACGGCTTGGGATCATCGGCGTAGGCGGGCGCGGGACCGGAGTTTGCGCCGAGTTTTTGGCCGTGCCGGGAGTCGAAGTCCGTGCGGTTTGCGACGTGGTACCGGCGAAGACGGCACGGGCGGCGGCCATGGTCCAGAAGGCGGGACAGCCAAAGCCAGCCGAGTATCACGCTGGCGACCACGACTACGAGAATCTCTGCAAACGAGACGATCTCGATCTGGTGTACATCGCCACCCCGTGGATCTGGCATGTCCGCCAGGCGCTGAGCGCACTCGAGCATGGTCACCACGTCGGCGTCGAGGTCCCCGCCGCCCGCACGCTGGCCGAGTGCTGGGAGTTAGTCGACGCATCCGAGAAGGCACGCAGACACTGCATGATCTTCGAGAATTGCTGTTACGGCGAAACCGAGCTCATGGTGCTACGTATGGTCCGAGCCGGGCTTCTTGGGGAGCTGACTCATGGAGCAGGCGCCTACAACCACGACCTGCGGGCACTTCTCTTCGAAGACCAAGGAGAAGGGCTTTGGCGGCGCGCGGAGCACCTGGACCGGAACGGGAATCTGTATCCAACCCATGGGTTGGGTCCAGTGGCGAACTACCTCGACTGCAACCGTGGCGACCGGTTCGACTACATGGTTTCCATGAGCAGCCCGTCGGTCGGGCTGCAGGCGTTCCGCAAGGAGCACCTTCGACCGGATGATCCGAAGATGCGGGAGGTTTACCACTGCGGCGACCAGAACACCAGCCTGATCAAGACCGTTAAGGGGCGGCTGATCACGGTGGAGCACAACGTCAGCGAGCCGCATCCGTACGACAGGATCAACCTCATCGCGGGCACGAAGGGGATATTCCGCGACTATCCCCCGCGCCTCTACATCGACGGGCAGAAGGAAGGAGAGCAGTTCGTGGGGCTGGACGCTTACAAGGCGCAGTTCGAGCACCCGCTTTGGGCTCAGGAGGGAGAGGTCGCTCGCAAGAGCGGCGGCCACGGCGGGATGGACTACATCATGTGCTGGCGAGTCATTCAGTGCATGCGCGAAGGACTCGCGCCCGATTTCGACGTGTACGACGCGGCAGCATGGAGCGCCCCGGGACCGCTCAGCGAGCATTCGGTCGCCCACGGCAGCGCGCCGGTGAAGTTCCCCGACTTCACGCGGGGGAATTGGCAGAAGGGGAGGGCGTTTGCGGGGGTTTAG
- a CDS encoding DinB family protein — translation MTNVAEMTLGEWQARLIEKSAIIMSHFVETTREDRLRWRPSTEEASQTRSVMEQLGECIFANQRFLAIFRGDEPATPPASFDSFGEVPEATALLKSSAAALAAEVRKLKGDDLMKTVQTHRGPMPAALAMQFPVRNMTYHMGQMNMIQLLYGDTAFHITEEFTTL, via the coding sequence ATGACAAATGTTGCAGAAATGACTTTGGGCGAATGGCAGGCGAGGTTGATCGAGAAGTCGGCGATCATCATGAGCCACTTCGTCGAGACCACCCGCGAAGATCGCCTTCGCTGGCGGCCGTCGACCGAGGAGGCGTCCCAGACCCGATCGGTCATGGAGCAGCTCGGGGAGTGCATTTTCGCGAATCAGCGGTTTCTCGCCATTTTCCGTGGCGATGAACCCGCAACTCCGCCCGCGTCGTTCGACTCCTTTGGCGAGGTTCCCGAGGCGACCGCCCTACTGAAATCGAGCGCGGCCGCCCTCGCGGCCGAGGTCCGAAAGCTTAAGGGCGACGACCTGATGAAGACCGTCCAAACCCACCGCGGCCCAATGCCCGCCGCCCTCGCCATGCAATTCCCGGTCCGAAACATGACCTACCACATGGGCCAGATGAACATGATTCAACTGCTCTACGGAGACACTGCCTTCCACATCACCGAGGAGTTCACAACGTTGTAA